A section of the Paenibacillus yonginensis genome encodes:
- the uraA gene encoding uracil permease, giving the protein MQREIQVNEKLPFGPGLLLSLQHLFAMFGSTILVPNLFHVDPGTILLMNGIGTLLYILICKGNIPAYLGSSFAFIAPVTSVLQEHGYSSSSYSLVLGAFVVTGIIFAIVALIIRFAGTGWLDIVFPPAAMGAIVALIGLELIPVAAQMAGLIAPDGADPASWTPDGKVIALSLITLTVTLLGAVMFRGFPKIIHILIGIVVGYVLAFPLGLMDTSAIRDAHLVQLPTFTTPTFNWSVILTIIPVSLVVIVEHVGHLLVTGNIVGKNLSKDPGLDRSLLGNGISTILSGFVGSTPNTTYGENIGVMALTRVYSVFVVGGAAIIAIVLSFSGTFTGAIAAIPQPVMGGVSLLLFGVIAASGLRILVEQKVDYSKAQNLLLTTVVLVTGLSGASVTLGSVQLKGMALATIVGILLSLFFRLLQVTGLSNESGEPAPPAKNPD; this is encoded by the coding sequence GTGCAACGTGAAATTCAAGTCAATGAAAAACTTCCTTTCGGGCCCGGGCTGCTGCTGAGCCTTCAGCATCTGTTTGCCATGTTCGGAAGCACCATCCTGGTCCCCAATCTGTTTCATGTCGATCCAGGAACGATTTTATTGATGAACGGGATTGGGACTTTGCTTTATATCCTGATATGCAAGGGGAATATTCCTGCTTATCTGGGCTCCAGCTTTGCTTTCATCGCGCCGGTAACCAGCGTATTGCAAGAACATGGTTATAGCTCTAGCAGTTATTCGCTGGTGCTGGGCGCCTTTGTTGTGACAGGGATTATATTCGCCATTGTGGCGCTGATCATCCGGTTCGCCGGGACAGGCTGGCTGGACATCGTCTTCCCGCCTGCGGCCATGGGGGCGATTGTTGCACTGATCGGTCTTGAGCTGATCCCAGTCGCTGCTCAAATGGCCGGACTTATTGCGCCGGACGGTGCAGATCCCGCTTCCTGGACCCCGGACGGCAAAGTGATCGCCCTGTCGCTGATTACCTTGACCGTAACCCTGCTCGGAGCCGTAATGTTCCGCGGTTTCCCTAAGATCATCCACATTCTGATCGGTATTGTGGTCGGCTACGTGCTCGCTTTCCCGCTCGGTTTGATGGATACTTCTGCTATCCGGGACGCTCACCTGGTACAGCTCCCAACTTTCACGACTCCTACGTTTAACTGGTCGGTCATTCTGACCATTATTCCGGTTTCGCTCGTCGTTATCGTGGAGCATGTCGGGCACCTGTTGGTGACCGGCAATATTGTAGGCAAAAATCTGTCCAAAGATCCCGGCCTGGACCGGTCGCTGCTTGGCAACGGCATCTCCACGATCCTTTCCGGCTTTGTTGGCTCCACGCCAAATACGACTTATGGCGAGAACATCGGAGTCATGGCGCTGACCCGCGTCTATTCCGTGTTTGTGGTCGGCGGAGCTGCGATCATCGCGATTGTGTTATCCTTCTCCGGTACCTTCACCGGCGCAATCGCGGCCATCCCCCAGCCGGTTATGGGCGGCGTCTCCCTGCTGCTGTTCGGAGTAATCGCAGCTTCAGGCCTGCGTATTCTGGTTGAGCAGAAAGTCGACTACTCTAAAGCGCAGAACCTGCTGCTGACGACGGTTGTCCTGGTAACCGGTCTGAGCGGAGCAAGCGTTACCTTGGGTTCCGTCCAGCTGAAAGGCATGGCGCTTGCCACGATTGTCGGCATCCTGCTCAGTCTGTTCTTCCGTCTGCTGCAGGTAACGGGCCTGTCCAACGAATCCGGCGAACCAGCGCCGCCAGCCAAAAATCCAGATTAA
- a CDS encoding adenine phosphoribosyltransferase, producing MNFKDYIRVIPDFPQPGISFKDITTLLNDGAKYREAIEEMRKMIADLKIDLIAGPEARGFVVGAPLAYALGVGFVPIRKKGKLPYDTIEVSYDLEYGTDVLAMHSDAVKPGQNVLIADDLLATGGTIATCVDLIRQVGGNVVGAAFMIELQDLNGRAKLPDVEVFTLTQYPF from the coding sequence GTGAATTTCAAAGATTATATCCGGGTTATTCCGGATTTCCCGCAGCCGGGAATCAGCTTTAAAGATATTACGACCCTGCTGAATGACGGGGCTAAATACCGGGAAGCGATTGAGGAAATGAGAAAGATGATTGCCGATCTGAAGATCGACCTGATCGCAGGTCCGGAAGCCCGTGGTTTTGTGGTTGGAGCGCCGCTGGCTTATGCGCTTGGGGTTGGGTTTGTGCCGATCCGCAAGAAAGGCAAACTGCCTTACGATACGATTGAGGTTTCCTATGATCTTGAATATGGTACGGATGTTCTGGCTATGCACAGCGACGCTGTTAAACCGGGCCAAAACGTGCTGATTGCAGACGATCTGCTGGCAACAGGCGGAACGATTGCAACCTGTGTCGATCTGATTCGTCAAGTTGGCGGGAATGTCGTCGGCGCAGCGTTTATGATTGAACTGCAGGATCTGAACGGCCGGGCCAAGCTGCCGGACGTGGAGGTCTTTACGCTGACACAGTATCCTTTCTGA
- the recJ gene encoding single-stranded-DNA-specific exonuclease RecJ: MLHAHYRWSTLKPDQQAVARLTSEMKLPEMVASLLVTRGFDTAEKAEAFLLAGAEGLHDPYSLHGMEEAVARIRQALANRERILIYGDYDADGVSSTSLMIRLMEHLQADFEWYIPHRSKEGYGLHNHALEAASQRGVTLVVTVDTGISAVQQVAFAQTLGLDVVITDHHEPPAVLPEAYALVNPKLPFCPYPFKGLAGVGVAYKLACALVEQVPSSWTQLVALGTVADLMPLTGENRILVTQGLASMKEEPLTGMTALLQVSGSTVLNSTTIGFAMAPRINASGRLEHAKEAVELLITGDPDKAAVLADRLDLLNRERQQIVDDIVQEAIKQLEENHPNGEIPSVVVVAGEGWNVGVVGIVASKLVEKYYRPTLILGIDAETGMCKGSARSIPGYDMYEALTECADLLDHFGGHPSAAGMSLHRDQLAAFSERLNAYADKVMEEEHYIPVLTADLECTLDEINVQTIELLSKLEPFGMNNGCPRFLIQGTQILECRQMGKDRRHLKITLKQNGSVVEAVAFGKGSWAGLLTEGAVMNLVAEASINEWNGSRKAQLMLMDGSVEHTQIFDYRGIKNPWHKLDELFDHWQTLPENNKGQAALVARPDSGTKLYRQLRELPVWVYDRNAGLIMESEEAAASCRPEEVTVLFIADAPETPEQLNTLIASFGAVERIYLLHSAGEESERVESPTREQFKQVYALLRKAAGQAVPESKLIGWLSGQTRLSSRMVTKTLAIFEELNFISRDRGMIRLNPAPAKRPLESSIRYNELSLLAEMEHYLLFAGISELTEWILGRMKGVS; encoded by the coding sequence TCGCTGGAGCACACTTAAGCCCGATCAACAGGCGGTAGCCAGGCTGACGTCGGAAATGAAGCTGCCCGAAATGGTAGCATCCCTGCTTGTGACACGCGGGTTTGATACAGCTGAGAAAGCTGAAGCTTTCTTGCTGGCCGGGGCAGAAGGACTGCATGACCCCTACAGTCTCCATGGTATGGAGGAAGCGGTAGCCCGCATCCGGCAGGCGCTGGCAAACCGGGAACGGATTCTAATCTACGGCGATTATGATGCTGACGGCGTTTCATCCACATCGCTTATGATCCGTTTGATGGAACATCTGCAGGCTGATTTCGAATGGTATATTCCCCATCGCTCCAAAGAAGGTTACGGCCTGCATAATCATGCCCTGGAAGCGGCGTCGCAGCGCGGGGTGACTCTTGTCGTGACGGTGGACACCGGAATTAGTGCGGTACAACAGGTTGCCTTTGCCCAAACATTGGGTTTGGATGTGGTGATTACGGATCATCATGAGCCCCCAGCCGTTCTGCCCGAAGCTTATGCGCTTGTCAATCCTAAACTCCCGTTTTGTCCTTACCCTTTCAAAGGGCTGGCTGGCGTAGGGGTGGCTTACAAGCTGGCTTGTGCTTTGGTTGAACAGGTGCCTTCTTCATGGACTCAGCTGGTAGCACTGGGAACAGTGGCGGACTTAATGCCATTGACGGGAGAGAACCGGATCCTCGTCACGCAAGGGCTGGCTTCTATGAAGGAGGAGCCGCTTACCGGAATGACCGCGCTGCTCCAGGTTTCTGGAAGCACGGTCCTGAATTCCACTACGATTGGTTTCGCTATGGCTCCGCGAATCAATGCAAGCGGACGGCTGGAGCATGCCAAAGAAGCAGTAGAGCTGTTAATTACAGGAGATCCGGATAAAGCTGCTGTCCTTGCAGACCGGCTTGATTTATTGAACCGTGAACGACAGCAGATCGTGGATGATATCGTTCAGGAGGCCATAAAGCAGCTTGAAGAAAATCATCCGAACGGGGAGATTCCATCTGTCGTAGTAGTGGCTGGTGAGGGCTGGAATGTCGGGGTTGTTGGCATCGTGGCTTCAAAGCTTGTTGAAAAATATTACCGTCCCACGCTCATCCTCGGCATCGACGCCGAAACGGGCATGTGCAAAGGCTCAGCCCGTTCTATTCCGGGTTACGACATGTACGAGGCGCTGACTGAATGCGCTGATCTTCTCGATCATTTTGGAGGTCATCCTTCCGCAGCGGGGATGTCGCTGCATCGGGATCAGCTGGCAGCGTTCAGTGAACGTCTTAATGCCTATGCGGATAAGGTTATGGAAGAAGAGCATTACATACCGGTGCTGACGGCAGATTTGGAGTGTACCCTTGATGAAATCAATGTACAAACGATTGAGCTGCTGTCCAAGCTGGAGCCTTTCGGGATGAACAATGGCTGCCCGCGTTTCTTGATTCAGGGAACACAAATTCTGGAATGCCGCCAAATGGGCAAGGACCGCAGGCATTTGAAAATTACGCTGAAGCAAAACGGAAGCGTGGTCGAAGCAGTTGCTTTTGGCAAAGGTTCTTGGGCCGGGCTGCTGACGGAAGGCGCCGTAATGAATCTGGTGGCGGAAGCCAGCATCAATGAATGGAACGGCTCCCGCAAAGCTCAGTTGATGCTGATGGACGGCTCTGTGGAGCATACCCAAATTTTTGATTATCGGGGGATCAAGAACCCATGGCATAAGCTGGATGAATTATTTGATCATTGGCAGACCCTGCCGGAGAACAATAAAGGCCAGGCCGCACTGGTTGCCAGACCAGACAGCGGAACAAAGTTATATAGACAATTGCGGGAATTGCCAGTTTGGGTATATGATAGGAACGCTGGTCTGATCATGGAATCCGAGGAAGCGGCGGCCAGCTGCCGGCCGGAGGAAGTTACGGTGCTGTTTATCGCAGATGCTCCTGAAACGCCGGAGCAGCTGAACACGTTGATTGCTTCCTTTGGTGCAGTGGAACGGATCTATCTTTTGCATTCGGCAGGAGAAGAATCAGAACGTGTGGAAAGCCCGACACGGGAGCAATTTAAACAGGTGTATGCGCTGCTTCGCAAAGCGGCCGGGCAAGCTGTGCCGGAATCGAAGCTGATCGGCTGGCTGTCGGGTCAAACCCGCCTGTCGTCCCGGATGGTTACGAAGACGCTGGCGATTTTTGAAGAATTGAACTTTATTTCGAGAGACCGGGGAATGATAAGATTAAATCCGGCTCCGGCCAAAAGACCTTTGGAATCGTCCATACGCTACAATGAATTGAGCCTGCTGGCTGAGATGGAGCATTATCTGCTCTTCGCCGGCATTTCAGAGCTGACAGAATGGATTCTAGGCAGAATGAAAGGCGTATCCTGA